Below is a window of Desulfovibrio inopinatus DSM 10711 DNA.
AAACCCTCGGCTTCAGCCGGGTAGCTTTCAGCTAGCCGTTTTTTAGGTGTGCCAGGCATGGCGTGACTCTCGGAGGTGAAAGTCCTCTCCAGGCCCTGATGATGGGAACTGGTAGCTGAAGGCAACTGCGTCGTCGTGAGGCGGGGTGGGGAGGAAGCTGGAGGCAAAAGTCGGACTCGACGAACAGAAATCGGATAGAAGGCCGGCGCTGTCGGGTAATTCGGCCTTGGACGAAGACGCCCAATAATCATCCGGAGACAGTGCAGGTAAATCCGGCGAGGCCCGGCGGAAAGAATCGCGTCTTACCCTGGGAGATCTCTTCACCTGTCGGGACGATCCCGACTACGCAAACGGCAACGTTTGGGGATGGGCGATGAGAAGTCAGCAGAGGCCATAGTAGTTCACTCCCTTGGTGGGCGAAGGGTGATCCTGCTACAAGAAAGTGGACGGTCAGTTAAGCTACTTTTGAAATAACCTGACATTGTTCAAAGTTGGCAGGCGACATCCAGCCGTTTGTTGAATGTCGTCTTCTCCGGTTGTAGTAAACTTCGATATATCGAAAGAGAGCCAATTCAGCTTCATACGTGCGGGAAAATCTTTGGTGTCGAACAAATTGTGTCTTCAATGTATGGAAGAACGATTCCGCAACGGCATTATCCCAGTAGTTTCCCTTTCGGCTCATGCTTTGAACGCAACCATGTCGGATGAGAACAGCTCTGAAATCTCGGCTCGCATACTGGATGCCTCGATCGCTGTGGACAAGCAGTCCTGGTGCTGGTCTTCGGCGAAGAATCGCTTTTTGAAATGCTTTGATAACCGAATGCCTTTCAAGGGAATCACTGATATTCCAGCCGACGATCATGCGTGAGAATAAATCAATAAATACTGTCTGATAATGCCATTTCCTTCCGACTTTAAGGTACGTGATATCACCACCCAAGCCGCACCTTTGCACCGAGCAAATTCAGTGGTATTGTCCCGGACAAATCTGAACTCGCATCTCCGAGGAGGCTGTCATGACCAAGTCATATCTGCTTTACCGATGCGGCGGCGAAGGTGCCCTGACGCCTGTCATGATTTTTTCGGCTGATTCTGAGGAGGAGGCCAGGGAAGCACCGACGTGGCTCCGAAAGCACCATCCCAAAAACGAACTTCTGCACCTGGGGCCGGGCGAATTCTTCGAGATCATCGAGCAGGACAAGTGCTCTCAAGAGGAATGGGATGAGGCGCAAATGAAGCTCAAGGCAGGCAATGCCCAAGGAAGCAAAACCTGACAATTTTGGACACGAATATTCTCTTGCGTTCGCTTTGATGGAGCGCTTTTTTGCCATGTGTAGACATGGAGGGCGTGGCACATCTTCTTCACCGGAAAGCGGAAGCGTTTTTTGTGAACGAGACGATTCTTTATTTCGATGCTTTGCTGAAGATGGCCAATTTTTTTAGATCTCTCGCTCCATTTCTGCATCTTTCAATTGCCTTTCAATGTCCTTTATTCTCCTTCGATCATCGGTCAGAGCTTGGTTCCCGTGACCAGGAAAAGCAATTTGCCCTTGTTTGCGCATTTGAAGACGCCAGCGAAGAAGCATATTCGCCGCAATTCCCAGCCTATCAGCGACTTCAGACATACTCCGTCCTGACTCAACCAACATCACGGCATTCCGTTTAAATTCCGCATCATATTTCCTACGAGAATTACTCCTCCACATCTCCTGTTTGATTGTCAGGATAGTGGCTTAACTTCGTGGCCACAACTCTGTAGCAGGATCAATTGCTGAAAATTTTAGGATGAGGTGTTACTTCTTAGCTTCTTTTCAGCTTCCTTGGCGAGATGTTCCTTGATGAGTTCGTTGATTTGTTTTAATAATTCAGATACTTCGTCTTCAATCTTGGCAACTTCTTTCTGAGCCGTATTGATTTGCTTTTGTGAAGCAAGTTTTTCCGTGCTATCCAAATTTGGATTCTTAGCTTTGGCCAGAGCCTCATTCATTACTACATTTAGTCTTTCTTGTGCCTCTTGTAAGCGTTCCCGTGCCTCTTTTAGTTTCTCTCTGAGCTCCTCAAGCCGTTTCGCATAATCGTCCTTTGTCGTACTTCCCCCCATGAGTGGGATCTTTTCGGCGGATTTTTCTGTCGCCGTTTTAGATGTTTCATCTGGATCGTCCTTTTCGCTTTCTGCCTTTTGTTCCGCTGAGTCTTGCTTGGTGCTTCGGTCTTCTTGTTTTTCATCATTTTCAGATTCAGTGAGCAAATCTTGCGCCTCATCTGAAATAGTTACACTGTCAGTCGCTTTTGTTGCCAATTCGTTATTCGCATTTTCTTCCTGGTCATAACTTTCGTCGTCAGCTTTGATGATTTTCATTTTTGATTCAGATTGAGTATTTGGGTGAGCATAATACGTAAGCGGCGTTATCGCTCCGGTATCCATTTTAAGCTCCTGTGGGAACGTCGTTTTGTGAGTATAAATAATACTAATGATAATATTGAATATCGTCCATGAGATGGTAAAGCTTTAGAGTGTTGTGTTTATAAAACAGTAAAATCTATTGTAGCGAACTAAGTTTGGTCTTGCTATAAAAAATTCAGCCTGGATTATTGAAATAGTCTGGTGGGTTAATTTCGTGTCCGTTGCTCTGAAGCAGGATTATTCCGACTATATTGTATAAAGTCCCCTGGTTTTGCCAGGGGACACGATAGCTTGAGACAATATGGGAATTTTTCTTTAGTACTTTGGAGTGTCTGATAGAGATTCTTTTGAAATAACGAATATCCAGGATTAACGAATAGAATGCTCACGCCGTGTGTTTGCACCGATTATCGCCAAGGCGAGCGTTATGGAAGC
It encodes the following:
- a CDS encoding transposase; its protein translation is MWRSNSRRKYDAEFKRNAVMLVESGRSMSEVADRLGIAANMLLRWRLQMRKQGQIAFPGHGNQALTDDRRRIKDIERQLKDAEMEREI